The following coding sequences lie in one Mercenaria mercenaria strain notata chromosome 5, MADL_Memer_1, whole genome shotgun sequence genomic window:
- the LOC128557298 gene encoding uncharacterized protein LOC128557298 translates to MSAVVDDKVLLYADDSGILVTGKCKSEIEAILSNDLELISAWLVDNKLSLHLGKTESILFGSKPKLRNGSSLAITCNGVGISASETVKYLGATLDQQLSGETIAWSVINKANSRLKFLYRKGKFLTMHTRKLLVMSLVQCHFDYACSFWYPGLSQNLKNRLQTTQNKLFRFVLNLDNRSHIGPEQFVYLDWLPVSKRVDQIILCHVHKIRYGSAPDYLGENFVPLSTVHTRNTRSSVVAQSNLVDCDGSYLFRDTGQFSKPRVRGFGERSFASKGVQLWNNLPQSIRDIPVQSRFKAAVKKHLLSF, encoded by the coding sequence ATGTCAGCTGTTGTAGATGACAAGGTTCTCttatatgctgatgactctgGAATTTTGGTAACCGGTAAGTGTAAGTCGGAAATTGAAGCTATCTTATCCAATGATCTCGAACTAATTAGTGCCTGGCTTGTGGATAATAAGCTTTCTTTGCATTTGGGCAAAACAGAGTCTATTTTGTTTGGGTCCAAGCCAAAACTTAGAAATGGTTCTAGTTTGGCTATTACCTGTAATGGTGTTGGTATCTCAGCCTCTGAAACAGTGAAGTACCTTGGTGCTACACTGGATCAACAGTTATCAGGTGAAACAATTGCTTGGTCTGTAATCAATAAAGCTAACTCcaggttaaaatttctgtatagaAAAGGTAAATTTCTTACTATGCACACTAGGAAGTTACTGGTGATGTCCTTGGTTcaatgtcattttgactatgcttgCTCTTTCTGGTACCCTGGTTTGAGTCAGAATCTTAAAAACAGACTTCAAACTACTCAAAATAAGCTTTTTAGGTTTGTTTTAAACTTGGATAACAGGTCTCATATTGGGCCAGAACAATTTGTCTACTTGGATTGGTTACCAGTTTCTAAGAGAGTTGATCAGATCATATTGTGTCATGTTCATAAAATCAGGTATGGTTCTGCCCCAGACTACCTTGGGGAAAATTTTGTCCCACTAAGCACTGTGCATACTCGCAATACCAGGTCAAGCGTAGTTGCACAATCCAACCTTGTTGATTGTGATGGTAGTTATCTTTTCAGGGATACTGGGCAATTTTCCAAACCCAGAGTTCGTGGTTTTGGGGAAAGGTCTTTTGCTTCAAAGGGAGTTCAGTTGTGGAACAACCTCCCTCAGTCTATTAGAGATATCCCTGTCCAAAGTAGATTCAAGGCTGCTGTCAAGAAGCATTTGTTGTCCTTTTAG